In Chaetodon trifascialis isolate fChaTrf1 chromosome 2, fChaTrf1.hap1, whole genome shotgun sequence, one DNA window encodes the following:
- the pold4 gene encoding DNA polymerase delta subunit 4, translated as MTTKRGLITDSFKVVKKAKRGGKREKRPPPPQPQREAKSETAEEEELKKLRQFDLDWRFGPCTGISRLQRWERAKLHGLNPPEEIRDLLLQTHADPEYNQSLWSEYPL; from the exons ATGACAACCAAGCGTGGACTGATAACAGATTCATTCAAGGTGGTGAAGAAAGCAAAGAGGGGGGGCAAACGAGAGAAGAggccccctcctcctcagccacagAGAG AAGCTAAAAGTGAAAcggctgaagaggaggagctgaagaagctcAGACAGTTTGATCTGGACTGGAGATTTGGGCCCTGCACAG gcatcagcaggctgcagagatgGGAGCGAGCAAAGCTTCATGGTCTGAACCCACCTGAGGAGATTAGAGACCTGCTGTTGCAAACACACGCCGACCCCGAGTACAACCagag CCTATGGAGCGAATATCCATTGTGA